The following are from one region of the Marinomonas sp. CT5 genome:
- the paaG gene encoding 2-(1,2-epoxy-1,2-dihydrophenyl)acetyl-CoA isomerase PaaG: MSFEHILYSVDAGVAVLSLNRPKALNSFNEAMHLEVQQALKSALKDKQVRVLVLTAEGRGFCAGQDLSDRNVDPNAAAPDLGLSIERFYNPLIKQLQSFPVPVICAVNGVAAGAGANIPLACDLVIAARSAKFIQAFCKIGLIPDSGGTWFLPRLVGMARAKELALLGEPLMAEKALEWGMIYKVVDDESLRDEALLLARHLASQPTKGLSFIKRALNQSFDHGFNAQLEMERDLQCLAGQTQDYREGVKAFMEKRTPEFKGE; encoded by the coding sequence ATGAGCTTCGAACACATTCTATATTCCGTTGATGCTGGTGTTGCAGTATTAAGCCTAAATCGCCCTAAGGCGTTAAACAGCTTTAATGAGGCGATGCACCTTGAAGTGCAGCAAGCATTAAAGTCCGCGCTAAAAGATAAGCAAGTCAGAGTGTTGGTTTTGACCGCGGAAGGTCGAGGTTTCTGCGCTGGACAAGATTTGTCGGATCGCAATGTTGACCCTAATGCCGCTGCTCCTGATTTAGGGCTTTCTATTGAGCGCTTTTACAACCCGCTGATTAAACAGTTGCAGTCTTTTCCAGTGCCGGTGATATGTGCGGTTAATGGTGTGGCGGCTGGCGCTGGGGCAAACATTCCTTTGGCTTGTGATCTTGTAATTGCCGCGCGATCCGCAAAATTCATTCAAGCATTCTGCAAGATTGGTTTGATACCGGATTCCGGTGGGACTTGGTTTTTACCCCGTTTAGTGGGGATGGCAAGGGCTAAGGAATTGGCTTTGTTGGGTGAGCCTCTTATGGCGGAAAAAGCCCTTGAGTGGGGAATGATTTATAAGGTGGTGGACGATGAAAGTCTGCGTGACGAAGCGCTGTTATTGGCTCGTCATCTCGCCTCTCAGCCGACGAAAGGCTTGTCTTTTATTAAGCGTGCTCTTAATCAAAGCTTTGACCATGGCTTCAATGCGCAACTTGAAATGGAGCGTGATCTTCAGTGCTTGGCTGGTCAAACCCAAGATTACCGTGAAGGCGTGAAAGCCTTTATGGAAAAACGCACTCCAGAATTTAAAGGGGAATAA
- the paaH gene encoding 3-hydroxyacyl-CoA dehydrogenase PaaH, translating into MSALHQSAVIGVIGAGAMGAGIAQVAAQAGHQVKLYDNREGVAQTSIDSMAKQLAKLVERNKFTAEQVQQILARLSVANLLEDFSDTGLVVEAIVENIDVKKNIFDALEAICSANCILASNTSSISITRLAAGMKHPERMVGMHFFNPAPIMKLVEVVSGLATDSDVATCVYETALNWGKKPVYAASTPGFIVNRVARPFYAESFRLRQEQVADCVTLDTLLKGAGGFRMGAFELTDMIGHDVNYAVTCSVFDAYYGDFRFQPSLIQKDLVDAGFLGRKSGQGFYSYKEGGDKPQAQCVEVSPLDDGAVITCEVSKDIGYLKGLVDRLSRAGVQVTEVSDLAKGYLKIGDTFVALTDGRMACERGKEEALNDLVLVDLALDYQSATHIALSRSATTSAEAFNDVVQCFDLVGIKVSEVVDSPALVVMRTVAMLANEAADAVLQGVASAEGVDTAMCFGLNYPQGPLVWADAIGVAEIDKVLTHLQQSYGEDRYRPSLLMRRIAMVEGRFHD; encoded by the coding sequence ATGTCTGCTTTACATCAAAGTGCGGTGATTGGGGTAATTGGTGCTGGCGCAATGGGCGCTGGGATCGCACAGGTGGCTGCGCAAGCGGGTCATCAAGTGAAGCTTTATGACAACCGCGAAGGGGTTGCTCAAACCTCTATCGATTCAATGGCAAAGCAATTAGCGAAATTGGTAGAGCGCAACAAGTTTACCGCTGAACAGGTGCAGCAAATATTAGCTCGCTTGTCAGTAGCGAACTTGCTGGAGGATTTTTCAGATACAGGGTTGGTGGTGGAAGCCATCGTTGAAAATATTGACGTTAAGAAAAATATTTTTGATGCCTTGGAAGCGATTTGTTCAGCGAATTGTATTTTGGCCAGTAATACTTCTTCTATCTCTATTACTCGTTTAGCGGCGGGAATGAAACATCCCGAACGCATGGTGGGAATGCATTTCTTTAATCCCGCTCCGATTATGAAGTTGGTTGAAGTGGTGTCTGGTTTGGCAACCGATTCTGATGTAGCGACCTGTGTTTATGAAACTGCATTGAATTGGGGGAAAAAGCCAGTTTATGCGGCTTCTACTCCGGGGTTTATTGTTAATCGAGTAGCACGTCCTTTTTACGCTGAGAGTTTTCGTTTAAGACAAGAGCAGGTTGCGGATTGTGTGACCTTGGATACTTTGTTGAAAGGGGCAGGTGGCTTCCGAATGGGAGCGTTCGAGCTGACGGACATGATTGGTCACGACGTGAATTATGCGGTTACCTGTTCTGTATTCGATGCTTACTATGGCGATTTTCGCTTTCAGCCCTCTCTGATTCAAAAAGACTTGGTGGATGCTGGCTTCTTGGGACGTAAATCTGGTCAAGGTTTTTACTCCTACAAAGAGGGGGGGGATAAACCGCAGGCGCAATGTGTTGAAGTGTCTCCTTTAGATGATGGAGCCGTTATTACGTGTGAGGTCTCCAAAGACATTGGGTATTTAAAAGGCTTGGTTGACCGCTTGTCTCGTGCTGGTGTGCAAGTGACCGAGGTGTCTGATTTAGCGAAAGGTTATCTAAAAATTGGTGACACTTTTGTGGCGCTGACCGATGGGCGAATGGCTTGTGAACGCGGCAAAGAGGAAGCGTTAAATGATCTTGTTTTGGTGGATTTGGCTTTGGATTATCAGAGTGCCACTCATATTGCCTTGAGTCGTTCTGCCACTACATCGGCAGAAGCGTTTAATGATGTGGTGCAGTGTTTCGATTTGGTGGGCATTAAAGTGTCTGAGGTCGTCGATTCGCCAGCTTTGGTGGTTATGCGCACGGTTGCCATGCTGGCCAATGAAGCGGCGGATGCGGTGTTGCAAGGCGTGGCATCTGCTGAAGGCGTCGATACGGCTATGTGTTTTGGTCTGAACTATCCGCAAGGTCCATTGGTGTGGGCTGATGCTATTGGCGTGGCCGAGATAGACAAGGTGCTGACTCACTTGCAGCAATCCTATGGTGAAGACCGTTATCGTCCTTCTTTATTGATGCGTCGTATCGCAATGGTGGAGGGACGGTTTCATGACTAA
- the paaI gene encoding hydroxyphenylacetyl-CoA thioesterase PaaI codes for MTNHLTQEQLAERCAQALYERDVATQHLGIELLYAAPGQSKVRMTVQDFMLQGHKTCHGGYMFTLADSAFAFACNTYNQPTVALGCSIDYVAPALEGDVLTARCQEKSRGGRTGNYDVEIYNQQDQLIAIFHGKSYRIKGEILSQENVND; via the coding sequence ATGACTAATCATCTCACACAAGAACAGTTGGCTGAGCGTTGCGCGCAGGCTTTGTATGAGCGTGATGTGGCGACTCAGCATTTGGGTATTGAGCTGTTGTATGCCGCACCTGGGCAATCCAAAGTGCGCATGACAGTGCAGGACTTTATGTTGCAAGGTCATAAAACGTGCCACGGTGGTTATATGTTTACCTTGGCGGATTCTGCCTTTGCTTTTGCTTGCAATACCTATAACCAACCCACTGTGGCCCTTGGTTGTTCCATTGATTATGTGGCACCAGCATTGGAAGGCGATGTGTTAACCGCGCGGTGTCAGGAAAAAAGTCGTGGTGGTCGCACTGGAAATTACGACGTCGAAATTTATAACCAACAAGATCAATTGATCGCTATTTTTCACGGTAAATCTTATCGCATTAAAGGTGAGATACTTTCACAGGAGAACGTAAATGACTGA
- the pcaF gene encoding 3-oxoadipyl-CoA thiolase — translation MTDALIIDAIRTPIGRYGGALSKVRADDLGAIPIKSLMERNPTVDWSKVDDVLYGCANQAGEDNRNVARMSALLSGLPHSVPGTTINRLCGSGMDAVGLAARSIRAGEAGVMIAGGVESMSRAPFVLGKAEQAFSRQADMYDTTIGWRFVNKLMADQFGVHSMPETAENVAEDFKVSRADQDAFALRSQQKTAVAQENGRLSKEIVPVVIPQRKGDPIVVQHDEHPRADTTLEVLSNLATPFRRDGKGTVTAGNASGVNDGACALLLASEEAAKTYGLKARGRVLGMAAAGVEPRIMGIGPAPASQKVLQQVGLTLEDMDVIELNEAFASQGLAVLRELGLADDDVRVNPNGGAIALGHPLGMSGARLITTALNELEVQQKRYALCTMCIGVGQGIAMVIERLG, via the coding sequence ATGACTGATGCTCTAATTATTGATGCTATCCGTACGCCGATTGGGCGATACGGTGGTGCGCTTTCTAAAGTCAGGGCAGACGATTTGGGTGCGATTCCAATTAAATCTCTCATGGAACGAAATCCGACCGTGGATTGGTCTAAAGTGGATGATGTCTTGTATGGCTGTGCCAACCAGGCGGGTGAAGACAATCGCAATGTGGCACGCATGTCTGCTTTGTTGTCTGGACTTCCTCATAGTGTGCCAGGTACAACCATCAACCGTTTGTGCGGTTCTGGGATGGATGCAGTGGGCTTAGCGGCTAGATCCATTCGTGCTGGTGAAGCGGGGGTGATGATTGCGGGTGGGGTGGAGTCTATGTCACGTGCGCCATTTGTTTTGGGGAAAGCGGAGCAGGCGTTTTCTCGTCAAGCAGACATGTATGACACCACAATCGGTTGGCGCTTTGTTAATAAATTGATGGCCGATCAATTTGGCGTACATTCTATGCCTGAAACGGCGGAGAATGTGGCGGAAGATTTTAAAGTGTCTCGTGCAGATCAAGATGCTTTTGCTTTACGTAGTCAGCAGAAAACCGCCGTAGCGCAAGAAAACGGGCGTTTATCCAAAGAAATCGTTCCTGTTGTGATACCACAACGCAAAGGGGATCCGATTGTCGTTCAGCATGATGAGCATCCTCGCGCCGACACCACATTAGAGGTGTTATCAAATCTCGCGACCCCGTTTCGTCGCGACGGCAAGGGCACAGTGACCGCCGGTAATGCGTCAGGTGTGAACGACGGTGCTTGTGCTTTGTTGTTAGCCAGTGAAGAAGCGGCCAAAACATACGGTTTGAAGGCGCGAGGTCGAGTACTTGGAATGGCGGCAGCTGGTGTTGAGCCTCGTATCATGGGGATTGGTCCTGCTCCAGCTTCACAAAAAGTGCTTCAGCAAGTGGGGCTAACTCTAGAAGATATGGATGTTATTGAGCTAAATGAAGCCTTTGCTTCTCAAGGGCTGGCTGTATTGCGTGAATTAGGCTTGGCCGATGATGATGTTCGGGTGAACCCAAATGGTGGTGCCATTGCATTAGGACATCCACTTGGTATGAGTGGTGCGCGATTGATTACTACCGCCTTGAATGAATTAGAAGTTCAGCAGAAACGTTATGCCCTGTGCACCATGTGTATTGGTGTGGGTCAGGGGATTGCGATGGTGATTGAGCGACTTGGTTAA
- the paaK gene encoding phenylacetate--CoA ligase PaaK, which translates to MDIRSRFNPDQLDPMETASIDELRAHQLERLQWSVRHAYNNVPMYKQRFDALGLHPDDIKTLDDLAKLPFTTKSDLRDNYPYGMFATPMNQVVRLHASSGTTGKPTVVGYTQNDIDNWANIVARSIRAAGGRKGDILHNAYGYGLFTGGLGAHYGAERLGCTVIPMSGGQTEKQVRLIKDFQPDIIMVTPSYMLNLLDEMEKQGIDPLDLKLRLGIFGAEPWTQELRRSVEERAGIRAMDIYGLSEIMGPGVAMECAESQDGPTVWEDHFYPEIVDPNTGEVLPDGEMGELVFTSLSKEALPMLRYRTRDLTRLLPGTARRMRRIDKITGRSDDMMIIRGVNVFPTQIEEEVIKVNHFSENYEIHLYRKGNMDGMDVHVELRPDCAGFDERKINDAINQLRHHVKSSVGISINVKLRDIGSLARSEGKAKHVFDERIPA; encoded by the coding sequence ATGGATATTCGTAGTCGGTTTAATCCAGATCAACTTGACCCTATGGAAACCGCCAGTATTGATGAGTTGCGAGCTCATCAATTAGAGCGTTTGCAGTGGAGTGTTCGTCATGCTTATAACAATGTTCCTATGTATAAGCAGCGTTTTGATGCATTAGGGCTGCATCCAGATGACATTAAAACATTGGACGATCTTGCCAAACTTCCTTTCACCACAAAATCTGACCTGCGTGATAACTATCCGTACGGCATGTTTGCCACGCCGATGAATCAAGTGGTTCGTCTGCACGCTTCAAGTGGTACAACAGGCAAGCCTACCGTCGTTGGTTACACCCAAAATGATATTGATAACTGGGCCAATATCGTGGCGCGATCAATCCGTGCGGCGGGTGGGCGCAAAGGGGATATCTTACATAATGCTTATGGCTATGGTCTGTTTACTGGTGGTTTAGGTGCGCATTATGGTGCCGAGCGTCTTGGTTGTACCGTGATTCCTATGTCGGGCGGGCAAACTGAAAAGCAAGTGCGTCTGATTAAAGATTTTCAGCCAGACATTATTATGGTGACGCCATCTTATATGCTGAATTTGCTCGATGAAATGGAAAAGCAAGGTATCGATCCGCTAGACCTTAAGTTGCGTCTAGGGATTTTTGGCGCGGAGCCTTGGACTCAAGAGTTGCGTCGTTCAGTGGAGGAACGAGCCGGTATTCGAGCCATGGATATTTATGGTTTGTCTGAGATTATGGGGCCAGGTGTGGCGATGGAGTGTGCCGAGAGCCAAGATGGACCAACGGTTTGGGAAGATCATTTCTATCCTGAAATTGTTGATCCTAATACGGGTGAAGTATTGCCTGATGGTGAAATGGGCGAATTGGTATTTACCAGTTTGAGTAAAGAGGCGTTGCCAATGCTTCGCTATCGTACACGAGATTTAACTCGTCTCTTGCCTGGCACGGCTCGTCGTATGCGTCGAATTGACAAAATCACAGGCCGCAGCGACGACATGATGATTATCCGTGGTGTTAACGTTTTCCCAACTCAAATTGAAGAGGAGGTGATAAAAGTGAATCACTTCTCTGAAAATTATGAAATACATTTGTATCGAAAAGGCAATATGGACGGTATGGATGTGCATGTTGAGTTGCGTCCAGATTGCGCTGGCTTTGATGAGCGAAAAATCAATGATGCCATCAATCAATTGCGCCATCATGTGAAGTCCTCTGTTGGTATTAGTATTAACGTCAAGCTAAGAGACATAGGCAGCTTGGCACGTTCCGAAGGTAAGGCGAAGCACGTCTTCGACGAACGAATCCCCGCTTAA
- the paaA gene encoding 1,2-phenylacetyl-CoA epoxidase subunit PaaA → MYAQQVETGVKAVKSLAEMGPEERAFQEKIDAEIKIEAKNWMPDNYRKTLIRQISQHAHSEIVGMLPEGNWVTRAPTLKRKLQLMAKIQDEAGHGLYLYSAMETLGADRDEEIEKLHSGRAKYSSIFNYPTLNWADMGAVGWLVDGAAIVNQVVLQRTSYGPYSRAMIRICKEESFHQRQGYEILLHMMRHGTQVQKDMVQDAINRLWWPSLMMFGPSDAESPNSAQSMAWKIKRHTNDELRQRFVDQTIPQLELLGCTVPDPDLKWNEERGHYDFGEIQWEEFYEVLKGNGPCNRERLETRRNAIEEGAWVREAAVAHANKKQKQQQQAAA, encoded by the coding sequence ATGTATGCACAACAAGTTGAAACAGGAGTAAAGGCGGTTAAATCCCTTGCCGAAATGGGTCCAGAGGAGCGGGCGTTTCAGGAAAAAATCGATGCGGAAATTAAAATTGAAGCAAAAAACTGGATGCCTGATAACTATCGTAAAACATTGATCCGTCAGATTTCGCAGCATGCTCATTCTGAAATCGTAGGTATGTTGCCTGAAGGAAACTGGGTGACTAGAGCTCCTACCTTAAAACGTAAACTACAGCTTATGGCCAAAATTCAGGATGAAGCGGGTCATGGCCTATATCTATACAGTGCAATGGAAACCTTGGGTGCGGATCGTGATGAAGAAATTGAAAAGCTTCATTCTGGGCGTGCTAAGTATTCCAGTATTTTTAACTATCCAACACTTAACTGGGCCGACATGGGCGCGGTTGGTTGGTTGGTTGATGGTGCAGCAATTGTCAATCAGGTTGTGTTACAGCGTACCTCTTATGGCCCTTATTCCCGTGCCATGATTCGTATCTGTAAAGAAGAAAGCTTCCACCAACGTCAAGGTTACGAAATCCTTTTGCATATGATGCGACACGGCACACAAGTGCAAAAAGATATGGTGCAAGATGCGATTAATCGATTGTGGTGGCCATCTTTGATGATGTTTGGGCCTAGCGATGCTGAGTCGCCTAACTCTGCCCAGTCTATGGCGTGGAAGATTAAGCGTCATACCAACGATGAATTGCGTCAACGCTTTGTTGATCAAACTATCCCGCAATTAGAACTATTGGGCTGCACGGTTCCAGATCCTGATTTGAAATGGAATGAAGAGCGTGGTCACTATGATTTTGGTGAAATTCAATGGGAAGAATTTTATGAAGTGCTCAAAGGTAATGGCCCATGTAATCGCGAGCGATTAGAAACTCGCCGTAACGCCATCGAAGAGGGGGCTTGGGTTCGAGAAGCTGCGGTTGCTCATGCAAACAAAAAACAAAAACAACAACAACAGGCTGCTGCCTAA
- the paaB gene encoding 1,2-phenylacetyl-CoA epoxidase subunit PaaB: MSEWTLYEVFIRSKHGLNHKHVGSVHAVDAEMAIENARDLYTRRNEGVSIWVVPSASITATASDEKEPLFDPSEDKVYRHASFYELPDEVGHM; this comes from the coding sequence ATGTCTGAATGGACACTTTATGAAGTATTTATCCGTAGTAAACACGGCCTGAATCACAAACATGTTGGCAGTGTTCACGCTGTGGATGCCGAAATGGCGATTGAAAATGCCCGTGATCTTTATACCCGTCGTAATGAAGGGGTGAGTATTTGGGTGGTTCCATCGGCTTCTATCACGGCAACGGCAAGTGATGAAAAAGAACCCTTGTTCGATCCATCCGAAGACAAAGTTTACCGTCATGCCAGTTTTTATGAGCTGCCAGATGAAGTCGGGCACATGTGA
- the paaC gene encoding 1,2-phenylacetyl-CoA epoxidase subunit PaaC, whose protein sequence is MTKYDELTEFLLRLGDSALIHAQRLCEWTGRAPALEEEMGMMNVGLDLVGQARNWYEYAAERINDGTDADALAFRRDERAFRNLLLVEQPNGDFAVTMTKQFFFDAWQFHLLTRLKDAKDERIAAIATKSLKEVTYHLRRSTQWVERLGDGTEESHQRMEKAIDVLWRFTFELVEKSDTELALSESGSIPDLTALPELWQATVNEVFATATLTVPDAPSSFYLSARTGMHSEHLGILLAEMQFLQRAYPDASW, encoded by the coding sequence ATGACTAAATACGATGAATTAACCGAATTTTTATTGCGTCTTGGTGACAGTGCCTTGATTCATGCCCAACGCCTTTGTGAGTGGACAGGTCGTGCGCCTGCCCTTGAAGAAGAAATGGGCATGATGAACGTGGGTCTGGATCTAGTGGGGCAGGCCCGCAATTGGTACGAGTACGCGGCAGAGCGAATTAACGATGGTACGGACGCGGATGCGTTAGCCTTTCGTCGTGATGAGCGAGCGTTTCGTAACTTGTTACTAGTTGAACAGCCTAATGGCGATTTTGCCGTCACCATGACTAAGCAGTTCTTCTTTGATGCTTGGCAATTCCATTTGCTGACGCGGTTAAAAGACGCCAAAGATGAGCGAATTGCGGCCATAGCGACTAAGTCATTAAAAGAAGTGACTTACCATTTACGCCGCTCAACTCAATGGGTAGAGCGTTTGGGGGATGGCACGGAAGAAAGTCATCAGCGGATGGAAAAAGCCATTGATGTCCTTTGGCGCTTTACCTTTGAACTGGTTGAGAAAAGCGATACTGAGTTGGCTTTGTCTGAGTCGGGAAGTATTCCTGATCTCACTGCGCTGCCTGAATTGTGGCAAGCCACTGTCAATGAGGTATTTGCAACAGCTACGTTAACGGTTCCTGATGCGCCAAGTTCTTTCTATTTGAGTGCTCGAACTGGCATGCATTCTGAGCATTTGGGGATTTTGTTGGCAGAAATGCAGTTCTTACAAAGAGCCTATCCCGATGCAAGCTGGTGA
- the paaD gene encoding 1,2-phenylacetyl-CoA epoxidase subunit PaaD has protein sequence MQAGELITTDQQGRSGNEADIQHAYDVLEEVMDPEVPVVSVMDLGIVRDVSWANGHLNVVVTPTYSGCPATEYIETSIRDALHEAGFSHPKVLQRLDPAWTTDWITEQGRNRLKAYGIAPPVGSSNKRSLLSGVTQVECPNCGSDDTEQLSEFGSTACKSLYRCKSCLEPFDYFKCI, from the coding sequence ATGCAAGCTGGTGAGTTAATAACCACTGACCAACAAGGTCGTTCAGGCAACGAAGCGGATATCCAGCATGCATACGACGTGCTGGAAGAGGTGATGGACCCTGAAGTACCTGTGGTGAGTGTGATGGACCTTGGCATTGTGAGGGACGTTAGTTGGGCAAATGGGCACCTGAATGTGGTGGTGACACCGACTTATTCTGGCTGCCCTGCGACGGAATATATTGAGACTTCGATTCGCGATGCGCTACACGAGGCGGGGTTTTCTCACCCTAAAGTATTGCAGCGCTTGGATCCCGCTTGGACAACCGACTGGATAACTGAGCAAGGTCGAAATCGCCTTAAAGCTTATGGAATTGCACCACCAGTAGGGAGCTCGAATAAACGATCTTTGCTGTCTGGTGTAACGCAAGTTGAGTGTCCTAATTGTGGCAGTGACGACACGGAGCAATTAAGTGAGTTTGGCTCAACGGCGTGCAAGTCCTTGTATCGATGTAAGTCCTGTTTAGAACCGTTTGATTATTTTAAATGCATTTGA
- the paaE gene encoding 1,2-phenylacetyl-CoA epoxidase subunit PaaE — protein MNQFHPLTVSDLRRETRDSISLAFDIPEDLAQSYHFKQGQYLTLRTQINGQEVRRSYSICSGVQDNEMRVAIKRVQDGLFSTFANDSIKVGDVLEVMPPLGSFYSELDPTRHGDYLLVAAGSGITPILSIAKTTLAAEPHSRVTLLYGNRSTSSTMFRDQLADLKNTYMDRFNLIFVLSREQQDIDLYNGHIDEEKCRALFERWVDVKALTGAFICGPQGMTETVKDILKEAGAPEENIHFELFAAAGDERKREKRAQAAANADMSEITVIRDGHAMSFDLKQNTENLLNAGNEQGADLPFSCRAGVCSTCKCKVVEGEVDMDISIGLEDYEVEAGYVLSCQSYPVSKKVVLDFDQI, from the coding sequence ATGAATCAATTTCACCCACTTACCGTTTCTGATTTACGTCGTGAAACTCGTGATTCTATTTCCCTCGCTTTTGATATCCCTGAGGATTTAGCGCAGAGCTATCACTTTAAACAAGGTCAATATTTGACGTTACGCACTCAAATTAATGGTCAGGAAGTTCGTCGCTCTTACTCTATTTGCAGCGGTGTTCAAGACAATGAAATGCGTGTTGCCATCAAGCGCGTGCAAGACGGTCTTTTTTCTACCTTTGCGAATGACTCCATCAAGGTCGGTGACGTGCTTGAGGTTATGCCTCCGTTGGGCAGTTTCTACTCGGAACTGGATCCAACTCGTCATGGCGACTATCTCTTGGTGGCGGCTGGCAGTGGTATTACACCAATTTTATCCATAGCCAAAACGACACTCGCGGCTGAACCACATAGCCGAGTCACTTTGTTATACGGTAACCGTTCTACGTCTTCCACCATGTTTCGGGATCAACTGGCTGACCTGAAAAACACCTACATGGATCGATTTAATCTGATTTTTGTATTGAGCCGCGAACAGCAAGATATCGATTTATACAACGGTCATATTGATGAAGAGAAATGTCGCGCTTTATTTGAGCGTTGGGTAGATGTGAAAGCGCTAACGGGGGCTTTTATTTGTGGTCCACAAGGCATGACAGAAACCGTAAAAGATATTTTGAAAGAAGCGGGTGCGCCAGAAGAAAACATCCACTTTGAATTGTTTGCTGCGGCGGGCGATGAGCGTAAGCGCGAGAAGCGAGCGCAAGCGGCAGCGAATGCTGATATGTCAGAAATTACCGTCATTCGTGATGGTCACGCAATGAGCTTTGACCTGAAACAAAATACCGAAAACTTGCTAAATGCAGGTAACGAGCAGGGTGCAGATCTGCCGTTTTCTTGTCGTGCCGGTGTGTGTTCTACCTGTAAATGTAAGGTGGTTGAAGGCGAAGTGGATATGGACATCAGTATTGGTCTTGAAGATTACGAAGTAGAAGCCGGTTATGTGCTTTCTTGTCAGTCTTATCCAGTATCCAAAAAAGTTGTGCTGGATTTTGACCAGATATAA